From the Hordeum vulgare subsp. vulgare chromosome 1H, MorexV3_pseudomolecules_assembly, whole genome shotgun sequence genome, the window ATTCGAATAGGgctcggaataaatcctacgaattaaacaaaagggctccACGGTAAAATATctcacgaactaacttactcgaaagccaaaactaattgcacagaaaaatccatgggatttttctaccccggaaacatatataaaatgtggggtttgcaacacaaaataaagccacacaataatgcgagaaaatacctctaaacgggaaaataactaCCGACAAATCCCTTCACGgaaaaaaatacgagtgaccgcgctaaaatacgtagaaatatggtccctaaaacatggacattaaatctatggcatacgggcagtccggacacgcgcgaaaaataactacggatcggaacctagttaaacagcacgtaaaacgaggcaaTTGGCGCGTTAAACtagctcaaataattatgcaagttttataaacgggtcctacgcgaaaagttacacgaaaagcatataaagaacatcgcgGTCCGACACACGGACAAATAGATACGAACGTTTAATTATACGTCTACTCCCTGAAATTTATTAAATCCTAAAACCTATATGGGCCAAAAGGCAGCgacaaacaacaaaaaaaaaacaaaaggcgGGGAATAGCTCACCGAGTGGGCTCGGCCCAGGCCGGCTGGGGCGGAGGCAGCCTGGGGACGAAGGTCGGTCGGCCTCGGGGCGATGAGGCCGAGTTGGGCCACGGGCGAGGAGGCGGCAGCGAGGCCCAGGGGCGCTGTGGGCCGCGGGGAGGAACTGGAGAAGGCCGGCCCAACACGCAGCGAGGCGCCCCATGCGCTGGAGCGCTCGTCGTTCCCCTCGCAGGAACGAGGCCGGCGGCGGCAGCGCTGGCGACGCAGCAGGCGAGGCGGGGCGAGGCGCCGGCGGGAGGCGGCGAATCCGGGGTGACCGGAGCTCGGGGAAGGATCCCCGGGCTGGATCTGGCCTGAGCCGGCCTCGAGGCGGCGACAGacgaaggcggcggcggcgagcagtcgAGCGGGCGGGGCGGCGCTGGTCCGAGGGCGGCGGGGCTCCGGCCGGTGGAGGCGCAAGGCGAAGGTGGCGGGGGCGCACCGGCCGGCGACGGGCTGGGGCGCGGGAGGCGCGCGCGGCCGCGGgaccgaggaggcggcgaggtgcTCGGGAGGTGGAGGCACGGCAGGGAGGCTcgatcgggcggcggcggcgcgccggatgggcccgggcgggccccggatgggcttcgcgggcccggcggcacggcaggagagagagaggtggggcggcggctagggtttgcgcggaaaacgaggaagagagagagaggttgcccgaaaattaaggaggagggggtatttataaggaaaaagggggctcggttaaccgggatcgcgatccggatccaaccgcggggtcggattcggacgattccgaacgcggggcgtgctacgtggccgtgttgtgtagacatcCGGAGACGAGGGGGAGAGCGGGCGGCACGGCACGAGTTTTaacaacaccgacagacgtccgacgaataaccgaagacggtgccgctgcgggcgaccgttcgggtaccagacggtctccgatcgcgacgaaattcgacaggcggcctcgctATATCTAATCgcaaccgcgtgccaagtttcacctcgatcagagagagttttaaacgcactttaaaaacagggtttcgacggtgccgcgggcgcgtgcgtgtgcggtcggactcagaacggacgacgacgagaaccggcaactactaacgaatgcaagttttgaaaacgggcggcaacggagatgccgatgcaatgccgatgatgcgcatgatgcgatgacgatgcgacaaataaaataaatgacatgacgaaaacggaaagagaggggaatcttctggaacgtcggcaccgggctgtcacataATATACGGATCACAAGTGTTGAACTCATACACAAACACCGTTGTAACTTTGTCCTAAAAAAGTTATTGAGAACGTATCATCATAACTCATGTGTAAAAATCATGATAATATAGCTAATAACCTTCTTAGCCTAGGCATGATAACTATTTGCACACAAAAAAGTCAATAGaatatatcaacatgggatctagtttcataGGTGTCATTAGACGGATTTTTTATGTggaaacatttttttatattaGACCGCCGATTTGAGCTACAACACATTTTATAGCTTTGAAATATGTAGAATCCACGATGTATTATCTTTTTTCCCTTCtaatgcatgcatccatgtgcATGTGAAGAGAAGATTACAAGAACTATTTTTATATCCTAGTAATTTCTATGTAAAACAACATGATAACTTATACACAACTGACATGATAACTTCTGTAACACACTTGGGTTAACTTTTTACTTGAAAAGTCATCAAAATATAGCAACgtaggatctagttttgaaggccACGAATTCTTTATATGAAAGCAGTTTTTCAATCAGAACAACAAAACATTTTGATTATAATTTTAGATGGAATATTTGCTGACATCAGCTAATTTTTTTTTTGACTGCATATATTgttgtttttctttgcatgcatgTAATTATAGTAGTTGCTTCTAACCAGACCAATTAGTACTTGTAGACACGCCCCAAACATGTGCATGCATGCAAATTTAAGGCGTTCAGAcctactccttccgttcctaaatataagtttttctggaggtttcactaatgaactacatacggatgtatatagacatactttaaagtatagattcattcattttgcttcgtatgtagacacatagtgaaatatcttaaaagacttatatttaggtacggaggaagTATTACTACTAATATTCCGAACGATGGGACGTTCCTTCAATTTTTATATCCTGATGCGCTGATCAAGATGGAGCTGTAGTTTCGTGTCTGCAGTCTGTCTAACTGTCTTGCTATCCCTTACgctgggctgggctgggctgATTGCCATGTTTAGGAGCTCTGGTCCAGCCTGTCCCCCGCCAACAACCCACGCCGCCGCGTTGTAATAGGAGAGCTAGGCCACCCAACGGACGCGCCCGTTTTGGCTCTCCTAGCAGGCTAGGCTGGGTGCTGGTTCCGGCGATCCTCCACTGCCGGACCGGCTGCCGCGGCCGCCAACACCGCCGGCCTCGTTCCTTGCTGCCCAGTCCTCCTCCCTCGTCGCCGTCGTAGCTCTCTCAGGTGACATCTAATCTACCACCCCCACTTGTGTTTGTTTTGTTTTCGCCCGGCGGCGTGGCGAATAAATCAATTTGCATGGCCAACCACGCCGCCGCGCGCCTGCCCTGGGACTGGGAGGAGAGGAATTGTTTATGCGCTGACGACAATTTGTATGCATGCGCGTGGGCGTGGCGCCGTCGTCGGAGCACTGCGCGCGCATAGTTAGGAATATGATATTAGCTGGCCGGGGATTAAGGCGTAAACCAAGCGATCTACTACTCCAGATTGGTAGGTCAGCCCCATGTACACGGAAGCAGCGACAACTTGAATTTCATTTAGTACTAATTTGATTGAAACCACCCTGTCTTTGTCTTGCACAAGTCATCCTGGGACACATGCGGCGTCTCGTCTATGGCCGGACCAGACGGACGCCACCCTCGCCGACGTCGACGTACGGCTAACGACCAATGTGCTCCGTCCGTCCAACATCTCCTCCTCCCAGCTGTCTATCAAATGAAAATACCAGTGCCGTCCATGGAACATATTAGTCAATGCTACTCCagatttttgttttttcttctaaATCAGATTTCAGAGAGCTGCACGCAGCCTCCCTGTTCAAtgcggcgagggcgagggcgacggctgaTCTTTGTCCCGTCTGTCTGTCTCCAGGATGTCAAGCCTTTCCATGcccgatccatccatccatcctcaTCAGGTCCTGGCTGTACGTACGGGCTAGTCCCTTGTCAATACGATGGGGACTGCACCTTGATTTTATTACTCACGTCCTGGACTCCGATTTGAAGTCTGCATGCACAGCTGTTTCGATCTCACACCGTGTATTCTGCCCGGCCTGGAACTGCTCCTGCCACCTCGACTGGTATTTTAGATGGTGAAACTTGTCATGGCCGATGAGTCAACAACGTTCGCAGGCTTGATGCGGGGGAGGGCGGGGAAGCGGGGTTGTTTAGTAGAATCTGGAGCCCCAACGAAATTTTATCCACTACCTTAGCTTGAATGACGCTCCATCATCCTGCCATTCCTGAAACTGACGCTCCGGCAGTAATGCCATCCTTACTTGGAAGTTTCATAAagacttactccctccgtttttaaatataagttttttaaacatcttaataaaaattacatatgaaacaaaataaataaatatatattttaaaatatgtctatatacatccttaTGTAATTTAATAATAAAAAAGTTGTAAAAAGGTTTACGTTTAGGAACAAGGAGGAGCGAGAACAAGGAAAATGAAATAACAAACTTCCTCGAATTAGGCCCCCATCCCAAACGCACGCTACCGTTGCCATCCGCGTCAGAAACGTTGCTGAAACTTCCGTAAATGTGCAAGTGCAGCACCGCTCACCACACTCCGGGCACCCCCGGTTCAGAGAGCTGGCAAGATTTGTCAGTAGGAAAAACAAACAGGCTCGTCAAGAATTGTGTGAGGCTCTCGTGCAGCGTCGTGGAGCAGTATTCACtggtagtagtactactactagtatacAGCTTGCTCTCACAACCATCCACAACTGTGGGGTGGTGACGCGTAATACCCAGCCAGAAGTACGCATACAGCTCCTTTTTTTTTCCCGACGACGGCTCCTAGGAAGTGTCCACGCGATGTGTCACGCACTGATGGGGCCAGTGGGAAGCCAACGAACCAGCCAGTCATCGACTCATCATATACGTACGGCGCATTTGCCTGCCTATTTAAAAGGCGGCAGGCAATACAAATCGCCGTTTGCACATGCTCTGTCCACCACCTTGTGTTCCCTGCCTGCCTTCCTGGATTTTTCCCCTCTCTCTGTTTTTGTGCTCTCATGCCGATGCTCTGAACATTTCCCTACCTGTCCGCCTAACAACACGCAGAAGCGTCTAGTAGTTGTTATACTTAACATCCTGGATGGaactcttttttttttttaagCAAGACGGGCACGCACTCTGTAGATTTCATTAAGATAAATGATGTGATTAAGTCTCATTCGATTGAGATTTAATCAAGCTTACGTCAAGTGATATAGTAtataaaaacaaaaaatgaaaaatgaaaaaaaatgcgGATCACGATGCAAGATCAAAGGCATATAGTATCGACTGAGGCACAACAAAGTCTCGGACTCTCGATAGACTTAGCAAAAACTGTAAGATAAAAGAATGGCAAAATGTAAccaaatacttcctccgttcagAATTACATGTCGCAAAAACGTATGAAAATAaaggtatctagaactaaaatgcatctagatacattcattcttCTGACAAGTAATTCTGAACTAGTTAGCTTGGTAAGCTGCCAACAAAAAGATTTGAGAAAAAGGCCCAAATATATGGCAAATCTGTTGATCGTGTGCTGGTCCAGCTCGACATGGACAGTTTGGCTTGGGCACTAGTAAGCGCGCGTGCAGAAAAACATTGATTTGCTTTTGACAGTTTGGATGGTGACATGGATGATGCATGCTTGGTTACTCCTGATTTTGATTTGTTTCACTCTCTTGGTCATAGCAAAAAATATATCTAAATAAATAAAGGGTTAATGTGTGTTTGTTATTTAAGCGCGCTCACTCTCCCCTTGCTTGGTTCTCACACTGGCTACAGGTCTGGAGCCATGGAAGCCAACACAAGCAGCAAGACCGGCGAGGTGCCGTCCCTCCTCGCCAACGTTGAGGTTTCCCATCTCGACGGCTTCGATACGACGAGCACCCCGTTACCGAGCCCCAAACCGGTGCTTCACCCCGCCCCCGCCCGGGTGAGCCTGCAATGCATCTCCCTCCATGTTCCACTTGCACGTACTGATCCATCGCGGCTGAGAAAGAAATGGAGCTTATGTATTTCAATTTGATGCAGATGCGGCCGCCGGACCGCGTGGCTCCGCGCAGCGAGGCGGTGCTCCCAGCTTTCGACTCGCCGTTCAACCCGCCGGGGATGCGCTCGGGCCACCCGGTGTCGTCTATCAGCCTGCCGTCGTCGCCGACCGGCTTCGAGCCCCTCGTGGCGCCCGGCGGTGACTTGCACGAGCGGAAGCAGGCCATGCCTAACGCGGCACAGGAGCCGGCGCAGCACGTGAGGTTCGTGCAGCAGCCGCACAAGCTGATGTTCCGGTCGCAGCCGATCCCCGGCGGGGTGCCCACCCACGGCGTGAGACGGATCAGTAGCAGGACGATGAACCGGGACAAGCGCTACGACTCGTTCAAGACGTTTTCCGGGAAGCTGGAGCGGCAGATCACCCATCTAGCCGGCGGCGGCGTGCCGGCTAgtacccccgaggaggaggagttggctcaGGGACAGGGAGAAGCCGTGAGTAGCGAAAATGTTGATCGCTTCTTCGCCGCACTGGAGGGGCCCGAGCTGGACAAACTCAAGGTATCAccaccacttcttcttcttcttcttcttcttcttcttcttcttcttcttcttcttcttcttcttcttcttcttcttcttcttccatggcTCTATCACAtttccttcttcgtcttcttcttccatcGCTCCATCACATTTCGAGCCTCATAATAAAAAAGCTACGTATATATTGTGAACAATACTTCAGTCGTCCGAGGAGCTGGCGCTGCCGGCGGACAAGAAGTGGCCGTTCCTGCTCCGATTCCCCATTTCGGCATTCGGTATGTGCCTCGGGGTCAGCAGCCAGGCGATCCTGTACAAGACGATCGCAACGGCGGCGCCGACCGAGTTCCTGCACGTGAGCCCCAAGGTGAACCTGGTGCTTTGGTACATCTCCGTGGTGCTCATGTCCATCATCACGGCCGTCTACGCATtcaagatcatcttcttcttcgagGCGGTCCGTCGCGAGTACTACCACCCCATCCGTGTCAACTTCTTCTTCGCGCCGTGGATCGCATGCCTGTTCCTGGCCATGGGTGTGCCCCCCTCGGTCACCACCCAGCTGCCTGCCTGGCTATGGTACGCGCTCATGTCTCCGGTGCTGTGCCTGGAGCTCAAGATCTACGGGCAATGGATGTCTGGTGGGCAGAGGCGGCTGTCCAAGGTGGCCAACCCGTCCAACCACCTGTCCGTGGTGGGCAACTTCGTTGGAGCGCTGATGGGCGCGTCCATGGGGCTCAAGGAAGGTCCCATCTTCTTCTTTGGCGTCGGGATGGCGCACTACACCGTGCTGTTCGTGACGCTGTACCAGAGGCTGCCCACCAACGCGACGCTGCCCAAGGACCTGCACccggtcttcttcctcttcgtggcGGCGCCGAGCGTGGCGTCCATGGCGTGGGCCAAGATCGTGGACGAGTTCGGCGTCGGGGCCAAGCTCGCTTACTTCATCGCCATGTTCCTCTACGCGTCGCTCGCCGTCCGGATCAACTTCTTCAGAGGGTTCAGGTTCTCGCTGTCGTGGTGGGCCTACACGTTCCCGATGACCGGCGCCTCCATCGCATCCATCCGGTACGCCACCGTGGTGGACAACGCCTTCACCAAGGCGCTGTGCCTAGGGCTGTCGCTGCTGGCCACGCTCACCGTGACGGGCCTCTTCGCCACCACCATGGTGCACGCCTTGGTGTTCCACAACCTTTTCCCCAACGacatcgccatcgccatcacgGACCGCAAGATGAAGCCTATCATGGAGCTGCAGGAGAGTGGCAAGGACGACGACAGCCTCTCCGGCAGCAGCTGCAGCAAGGACATCGAGGCCGGCGCCACTGCCGCAGTAGCACCACAAGCTTGAACGAGTGCCTGCACGATATATCATATACGAGTATGTGCGTGGAACTAGAAATCAAAGATGATGGCACCAACCATCGGCCACTTGGTGCGATACACAAGTTCGCTTCCGCTGTACAGTACAAAACGGAGAGCAGCTGTCCACAACAGTCACTGCCATAGAATAAGCAAGCAAGGTCCGTTTGGAATTGCGACAATCTCACTGGAAACATGAGTTTTGTTTCAAGAATCATACGGCACCTCTCCTCTTCTAGGCCCAAATGAGTAGATAGCGTCCATGCATCTGCCGTCCACTTTCGATTTCTGCTTCCTCcactcctaaatataaatcttttttacAGATTTCAATAGATGACTACGTACatagcaaaatgagtgaacctacgctttaaagtatgtctataaactcccttcgttcctgaatataagtcttttaagagattttaatagtagactacatacggatgtatatagtcatagtttagagtatagattcattcattttgcttcgtatgtagacctctagtgaaatctcttaaaagacttatatttaagaacggagggagtacatgcgtatgtagttttttaatgaaacttctaaaaagacttatatttaggaagtaCCTCGGATATACAATCCCAATATCGAATATGTCTTGTTTGGTAACTCTGAATTATTCTAGTATACTCCGTactactccttccgttcctaaatataagacccattagagatttcaatatggaTTACATATggttgtatatagacatattttaaaatatatattcACTCAGTTTGTTCTGGATGTAGTCTataatgaaacctctaaaaaatattatatttaaaaacggatgaAGTAAAAAACGTAATGAAACTTACCTGAAATGTGCGCACCAAAACACGGCAGGGCCCAACAAAATTGGTCTAATGTCCACTCAAAAACAATGAAAATGTTTTCACGcaaaaaacacaacaacaacgaaaacgttGAGGTACACATCGGGATAGGGTAAAATTAAGGTGACAGACACACTAAAATGGATCATTATAATTCAATCCAAAAATAAACATTATTGTGCACATCATGAAATTCATTGAAACACTATAAACGTTATCCGCACAGGCGTGCAGCTTTGGGGCGACCACGCCTCCATCGAAAAACCCTAACCACCAGGCATCTCTGGTCGCCGTCGCCGCTGCCGGTGGTGGCACGGGCACCCTGGCCGTCGAAGACGGTGAGGGCGAGGACGGCAcacctcttttcttcttcttcgcgcggACAGGACGAGCTGATGGGTTGCGCATAGTTTGGCACGGCGTCCGATCCGGCGAGGCGGCGGGTTCTTGCGATGGTGGAACGGCGGATCGGGGGCGGTGGTACGGCTGGCGGTGGTCTGGGTCCGGCTGGGCCGCGGCTGCAACGCCCGTGTGGCCGTCTGGTGCTCCTCTCCGCCGCAGCGTGGCTCGTTGCGGCGCTTGCGGGCGTGGCAGACAGGGTCACCTTCATTTTACCAGCCTCTTCCGACGGGACGACCGGCCGGTAGCGTGGGGCGTGTTGGCTAGGTTTCGATTATAGGGGGTCCGGCCCTGCGGAGTTTCGACACGGCTTCATGTCTACCACCTCGATCTGGCCGTTGACGAGTTCCAGTCTTCTTTTCGGTGATCTCTGCAGTCTGACACATGATGCTACTGAAGATCTAGAGAAGAATCGATGCGGTCGTGCGCATCCTTCCGGGGCGCGATGTGAAGCTTCGTCTATTGTTTGGTGATATGGGACATAGATTTCTATGAATGTGACAGAGTTGGAGAAAGTCACGGTGGCTGCGATCAGCGGTTGGTTGGTTGTGTTGAAGACAACGCAACACATGTTCTCCCTGTGTGTCTGGTATGCGGCGACTCGCAGCAGCCGCCTGGGCAAGCGTGGGTGGCAACACAGGTGGACTGCATCTTTGGTGGTTCTCGTCGAGTACTGAGCCTTGATTTCCAGGGTGAAACCCCAAGGTCTGGCCTTCATTGGTTGTACCTGGCAATAGCCTTGTTGAAGGCATTGTTTTGAAAACTAGGTCTTTATCCGGAGTGAAAACCAAAGATCTTCGATCGGGCGACGACAACGCTCGTGCATTGTTTCCTTCTTGGAGGCGTTGCTTTTGGCGAGCCTAGGTTGTAGTACTGGTGTTGTATTTGGTGATGGTTAGAGTGCTTCTGTTGCAAGGTGTTGTACACCGTGATAGGgtctttgtttttattttctctcttgtttattttgttcTTTGTTGTGTGCATCCCTGATGTCTTTGGATATCTTATTGGTTCAGAGACCGGGTGTAATTGGTATCTTCGTGATATTAACATAATTTCtttataaaaaaatatatatttatatttataccTACCTAATCTATAAGTACTAATAAAggaaataggtattcttagtctgttatgctattttataaaaaaaaactcTGATGTTTTTCACAGTAAACTCGCAGTACATatcaaatgttttttaaaatactcatatcttttaaaccttaACTTTAAATTTAACATGTCATATATGAATtttaattagaaaaatatgtagaatctgaatatgatgttattttacctactaattatttaaaaatagtatataggatgcaatcttaatcaataatgcattattcctttttctttcataccggtactgatCCGGATTGGGATGAACacctcaacaaaatcaggattgtaGATCACTTGTCcgtttctttgtacgtattaaatctacatacaAATCATGTTGAAATAGAAGACCTCTGGAATCTACGCTTTTGTAGGTTAAGACCAGCTTTGTTTGGGCAGtagctataaattctcaaattatagacattattcataaattaagagcgtgtggtattttttctcccgttgcaacagaCGGACCTTTTTGCTAGTATAATAATAAATAGGCTATTGTTTTGTTCGTAAGTGGTAAAAAATATTTCACACAGGAAAATCTCTACTTGGCCGGGCCATGCAGTAGAAACCTTCTATAATGCGCTCTTCGTGTAGGGAGAAGACACATCGTGCCTGTTTAGGCCGGCCCATGTCTGCAAGGACTGTTTTTTAGTTTTGTTTGtcatttttcgttttccttttacgTCTTCATTTTtctatttgaaatattttgaaacttgaaaaaaaattgatttctgaaaaatattaatcgattataaaatgtttgtggttcttaaaaatatttgcctattcaaaaaatgttcgtaatttttaattgttttttTGAGAAATAAAAAAGTGttcatgatttttataaaaatatagtATAATGAAATTGAATAAAATTTTGCTACTTCAAACAATGTTTATGATTTGCAAAATAtcctataaattcaaaaactGTTCGTGCCGTACAATATAATTTATTGATTCATGTAATGTTTCTCTGATTCAATATTGATCatgcaattaaaaaaatattcttTAGATCAAAACAATATTACTGAATTCAACAATTGTTCCACCaattttcaaaaattatttttctattCTAGAAATATTCATCTATTCAAGAAAAATGTTTATAAATATCTTCATTTTTTAATATGTTTGCAAATAGtacaaaatgttcataatttaaaaacttgcatgattttagaaaatgttcaaaaATATGTAAATAtgttcacgaatttgaaaaatgtttacgATTTCAGGTATGTCCACGAGTTCAAAAAATGCTCATGATTTTTAAAACTCGTCCACAatctcatgaaaaataaaaatgatagtgtATCTCGGTGATGCAATAAAATATGGTCATGGTCTTTGaagattatgattttttttctcccgttgcaacgcacgtccTGTTTTGCTAGTCATAAAAATGCAAAAACAAGGTAGTACATGGACACAAAATGAACGTTAACATGAAATCTAAAACACGATGATAGCAAACGAAAATCGATAATATTATTCTTTGTTATAAAAGAAATGAACTATGCCTAATACACGTACGAAGCGAACTAAAACAAAATGAAACAGACAAAAGGTTCAAAAGTTGTTTTTGGGGGATTTTTGGAGCTGTGTAAAATTGATTTTCCCAGAAGTTCAGGAATATGTAAAAAACATCAATTGGCATTCAACACTAAGTTAATTTGTTAGTCCAGAAGAACAATAAAAACGATGAAAAAATGATATAAACATAgcatgaaataaaaaaaatacatatTAAGATGTATCAGTCCCCATTAACTTATCAAAGAGTAAGATGCAAAAACTCGTTATCACTCGGTTGCAAAATTTGGAGGTGCCCCTTCACTTATATGGGGTTACCTTTATACTTATACAAGCCCAGAATTGACGCATCTGTTCCTGTTATGCAAATAATTGAGAGGAGGCTAGCTGGTTGCTCAACCCTGCTCTCTTATGGAGATAAATGGTCATGTTCAAGTATGTCTTCTATAGTTTGCCAATCTTCTATATTTGCACTCTCGACCTGCTAGTTGGGGAAATTTAAGAGATAAACAAGAACATAGAACATGTTTTTTCGGAGAAATATATGGAATAGAAGATAGAGGTACAACCCTCATTGCATGGGACAAAGTATATGAGCCGAAAGATAAAGGAGGTTTAGTAGTTCTTGACCTAGCCAATCGCAACAAATGTGTATGATCGAGAATATATCGacgagagggggtgaataggagatttaaaATTTCTTTCGAAACCTCAAATCTATTTGATACAATACAACGGAAGATAAAGCACTTTAGGATCACTAAAGCAAAATGAGCACCAAtacacaaaaataaactagctacACAAGACAAATTATGCATAActttcaacaaaagcaacaataGTTCTACGAGTATAGTAACCGAGTAGTTTCACAATCACTATGGTAGCACAGAAAGGAATCAAGCGTAACAACATTGAGTAACAA encodes:
- the LOC123427833 gene encoding S-type anion channel SLAH2-like, with the protein product MEANTSSKTGEVPSLLANVEVSHLDGFDTTSTPLPSPKPVLHPAPARMRPPDRVAPRSEAVLPAFDSPFNPPGMRSGHPVSSISLPSSPTGFEPLVAPGGDLHERKQAMPNAAQEPAQHVRFVQQPHKLMFRSQPIPGGVPTHGVRRISSRTMNRDKRYDSFKTFSGKLERQITHLAGGGVPASTPEEEELAQGQGEAVSSENVDRFFAALEGPELDKLKSSEELALPADKKWPFLLRFPISAFGMCLGVSSQAILYKTIATAAPTEFLHVSPKVNLVLWYISVVLMSIITAVYAFKIIFFFEAVRREYYHPIRVNFFFAPWIACLFLAMGVPPSVTTQLPAWLWYALMSPVLCLELKIYGQWMSGGQRRLSKVANPSNHLSVVGNFVGALMGASMGLKEGPIFFFGVGMAHYTVLFVTLYQRLPTNATLPKDLHPVFFLFVAAPSVASMAWAKIVDEFGVGAKLAYFIAMFLYASLAVRINFFRGFRFSLSWWAYTFPMTGASIASIRYATVVDNAFTKALCLGLSLLATLTVTGLFATTMVHALVFHNLFPNDIAIAITDRKMKPIMELQESGKDDDSLSGSSCSKDIEAGATAAVAPQA